The following are from one region of the Vitis riparia cultivar Riparia Gloire de Montpellier isolate 1030 chromosome 9, EGFV_Vit.rip_1.0, whole genome shotgun sequence genome:
- the LOC117921692 gene encoding protein TOO MANY MOUTHS produces MGLSFSLQTMALFALLCLPLAAPFTVIMSDSGAPSALVDGPQIGFSMTGNGARTDAREQEAVYDIMKATGNPWATDIQDVCRDRWHGIECMPDKDNVYHVVSLSFGALSDDTAFPTCDPLHSSISPSITKLPHIRTLFFYRCFSYNPQPIPAFLGQLGSTLQTLVLRENGHVGPIPSELGNLTRLTILDLHKNNLSGSIPVSLGRISGLRSLDLSGNRLTGSIPGLTFPVLNVLDLNQNLLVGSIPTSLGTCYSLVKMDISHNHLSGPIPDSIDGLKSLILMDLSYNHLSGPLPTSLRSLNSLQALILKGNSMGSTPIPTDAFDGMKDLMILILSNTNLHGPIPESLGRLPNLRVVHLDMNWLNGSIPVHFRDLKNLSELRLNDNRLIGPVPFGREMVWRMKKKLRLYNNSGLCFDASNGFGDEVLESGTRYCETPKPGLTRTVQHYSAINGDVGRRVKVSSAAAAAEPSLVAGLLQLTIHAMCILSLMR; encoded by the coding sequence ATGGGCCTCTCTTTCTCGCTTCAAACCATGGCACTCTTCGCTCTCTTGTGTCTCCCTTTGGCTGCTCCCTTCACCGTGATCATGTCGGACTCCGGTGCGCCCTCCGCCCTAGTCGACGGCCCGCAAATTGGGTTCTCCATGACTGGCAACGGAGCTCGAACCGATGCCCGGGAGCAGGAGGCTGTCTACGACATCATGAAGGCCACCGGAAATCCTTGGGCCACGGATATCCAAGACGTCTGCCGTGACCGGTGGCATGGCATTGAGTGCATGCCGGACAAGGACAACGTCTACCACGTCGTGTCGCTTTCGTTTGGAGCGCTCTCCGATGACACAGCTTTTCCGACGTGTGATCCGCTCCATTCCTCCATTTCACCTTCCATCACCAAGCTTCCTCACATTAGGACCTTGTTCTTTTACCGTTGTTTCAGTTACAATCCTCAGCCAATTCCTGCGTTTTTGGGCCAGTTAGGGTCCACTCTACAAACCCTGGTCCTTAGGGAAAACGGCCATGTGGGCCCAATTCCCAGCGAGCTAGGCAATCTCACCCGTTTAACGATCCTTGATCTTCACAAGAACAATCTCAGCGGTTCAATACCAGTTTCTCTGGGCCGGATCTCCGGTCTGAGGTCGTTAGACCTGAGTGGGAACAGATTAACCGGTTCAATCCCCGGTTTAACCTTCCCGGTTCTGAATGTGCTAGACCTGAACCAGAATCTCCTCGTGGGTTCAATCCCAACTAGCCTTGGTACCTGCTATTCCCTCGTCAAAATGGACATCAGCCACAATCATCTCTCCGGTCCGATCCCCGACTCCATCGACGGTCTGAAGAGCCTAATTCTCATGGACTTGAGCTACAACCACCTCTCCGGTCCACTTCCGACGTCTCTCCGGAGCTTGAATTCCCTCCAAGCATTGATCCTGAAAGGGAACTCAATGGGTTCCACTCCAATTCCCACTGATGCATTCGACGGCATGAAAGATCTAATGATTCTCATTCTCTCAAACACGAACCTCCACGGTCCAATTCCCGAGTCACTAGGCCGGTTACCCAACCTACGAGTGGTCCACCTCGACATGAACTGGCTCAACGGTTCAATTCCGGTTCACTTTCGAGATTTAAAGAATCTAAGTGAGCTAAGACTCAATGATAACCGGCTCATCGGACCGGTCCCATTTGGGAGGGAGATGGTTTGGAGAATGAAGAAGAAGCTCAGGCTTTACAACAACTCTGGCCTTTGTTTTGATGCCAGCAACGGCTTCGGCGATGAAGTGCTCGAATCGGGTACCCGATACTGCGAGACCCCGAAGCCGGGGTTGACGAGAACAGTGCAGCATTATTCTGCCATCAATGGAGATGTAGGAAGAAGGGTTAAAGTCTCATCTGCTGCTGCAGCCGCTGAGCCTTCACTCGTTGCTGGTTTGCTTCAGTTAACCATACATGCAATGTGCATCCTCTCGTTAATGAGATGA